The following nucleotide sequence is from Saccharothrix texasensis.
CGGTGCGGTCGGCGGTGTCGGCGAAGTCGAGCACCTTGCCGCTGTGCCGCGACTTCAGCCGGTAGTAGCCGCTGCCCGAGTCGACGAACTGCCACTGCTGCCACGCGCCGTCGTTGCGCGTGTACTGCGAGATCCGCGCGCCGTCGTTGGTGGCCAGGTCGTAGACGTCGAGCGCCTTGCCGCTGTTCCGGTTGACCAGCACGTACGAGGCGTTGGTGTCGACCACCGCGGCCGACGCGGCGGGCGGCAGGGCCGCGGTGACCGCGCCGAGCAGCGTGGTGACGGTGGCGAGGACCAGCCCGCCGCGGCGCGCGCGCCGATAAGTCGATCTCATGGTTGCTCTCCCTGCGACGCTGCATGGACGAACACGGTCGACCCGCCGGCGTGGAAGCCGGTGCGGGCCGGGGGGACGGCGTGGCGGCGGGAACGGGGTGCGGGCGGGCGGGGTCGCCGTCCACCGGGGCATCGCGTCTGTTAACGCTAACAGCACGATCGGCGACGGTTCAATAGCCGCGTGTCCCCACTGTTGACACACCGCCCTGGGGTCGGCCGGCTCCGCCCCCTTGGGCCGTTCGGTCGTATAACCCCCACCTGTTAGCGATAACAAGGGTCCGGTTTTCGCGCCTACCGGGAATTGCCCGGCGGGTGCCGCGAAGAATGCTTCCGGTGACCGGGCGGACACGGCGTGCGACGTTCCATAGGCAGGATAAATAGTGCCGACCGCAGCGCACAAATGACCGGTTCGACCGTTTAGAGGATTCCACATTGCGAGACGCGCGGCGTAATGTTGCGCGAACCGGCGACCCGCCCGCAGCCGCCCAGGGCAGGAGATCTCTGCATGACCGACGAGCACGCGAAAAACCATGAATTCCTGGTCGTGGTGAACGACGAGGAGCAGTACTCGGTCTGGTTCGCCGACCGGGACCTCCCGCCGGGATGGCGGGCCGAAGGAACACGCGGCACCAGGGAAGACTGCCTGGCGCACATCGACCGGGTGTGGACGGACATGCGTCCGCGCAGCGTCCGCGAGCACCTCGCCGCGCACCGCGGCTGACGCTCCTCCCGGCACCCCCCGCGCATTACCCAACACCCCGCCAAAGGGGCGTCCCACGCTGTCCGAAAATGGTCTCCGGGATTTTCTCCCGGAGACCGGCCCGGTCGTGCGCGCCCGAAACACATTCGTCCGGGAGGCTTTGTGCACACGGATTCGCCGTCACGAGTCGCGCCCGCGCTGCCGTTGCAGAGCGGAATGATCGCGGCCGGGTTGCGCGACCCGTCGGCCGGGACGGACGTCATCCAGTGCGTGCAGCACTGGCCGCACGGCCTGGACACCTCCGCGTACCTCGCGGCGTGGCGTGCCGCCGTCGACCGGCACCCGGTGCTGCGCACCCGGTTCGCCTGGCGCGCGGACGGCGGCATGGAGCAGTGGCCGGGGCCCGTCGACGACGTCCCGGTGCTGGTCGACGACTCGGCGACGGACCTGGACGCGTTCCTGGCGGCCGACCGCCGGGCCGGAGTGGACCCGGTGGCCGCGTCGCCGCTGCGGGTCGTGGCGCTGCCCGGTGACGTGGTCGTGGTGACGTTCCACCACGCGATCCTCGACGGCCGGTCGCTCGCGATGCTGCTGGCCGAGGTGGACGACGACTACGCGGCCCGGCTCGTCGGCGGCTCCGCCGAGTTCGCGCCACGGCCCGACTTCGCCGACTACGCCCGGTGGCACGACGCCCGGATCGCGCCCGAGCACCCGCGACGGCGGGCCGACGAGCGGTTCTGGGCCGCCGAACTGGCGGGATCGGCCGAACCCGGTCCCCTGCCCCTGGAGCACGCCGGGCCCGGCACACCGGTGATGGCCACCGCCGCGCTCGACCTGTCCGACGCCGAGACCGGGGCCGTGCGGGCGTTGGCCGAACGGGCGGGCGTCACGGTGAACACCGCGGTGCTGGCCGCGTGGGGTCTGGTGCTGACCGCGCACGCCCGCGCCGACGAGGCCGTGTTCGGGGTGACCCGGGCGGCGCGCCACGGCACCGTCGAAGGCGCCGAGGACATGCTCGGCCTGCTGCTGGCGACCGTGCCGCTGCGGTTGCCGGTCGACCGGGACGCGTCGGTGGCCGACTGGCTGCGGTCCGTGCGGGCGCGGTCCGTGCGGGCGCGGGACCACCAGCTGTGCCCGCTCCCGGTGATCCGCCGCGCGGCCGGGCACGACGCGTCGTCGACGCGCAGCCTCGTGCTGTTCGAACGCCGCGAGCTCGGCGCGGTGCTGGCCGCGCGGCCGTCCGCGCCACCGGGCAGGCGGGTCCGCATCCTGCGCACCCCCGGCTACGCCATGACCTTGTACGCGTTCGCCGAACCACGCCTGAGCTTCCAGCTCATCCACGACACCGGCCGGTTCCCGGACTGGGCGGCGGGCGCGGTGCTCGCGCAGGTCCGCGACCTGCTGGCGGGCATGGCCGAAGCGCCCGACCGGCCCGTGCGGCACCTGGGCGAGCCGCGTGACCACACGCGGGCGCCGGCCGCGTGGAACGACACCGGAGTCGACTACCCGGCGGACGCGACCGTGCCGGACCTGTTCGCCGAGCAGGTGCGGCTGCGGCCGGACGCCGACGCGGTGTTCGACGGCGAGCGGTGGCTGAGCTACGCCCGGCTGGACGAGCGGTCGAACCGGTTGGCGCACGTGCTGCTGGCGCGCGGCGCGCGGGCCGACCTGCCGGTGGCGCTGTCGCTGCCGCGGGGTGCGGACTTCGTGACCGCGATGCTGGCCGTGCTGAAGACCGGCGCGGCCTACCTGCCGCTGGACCCGGCGAACCCGGCGGCCCGCGACGCGGTGGCGTTGCGCGAGTCCGGCACACCCCTCGTGGTGTCCGATCGGCCGCGTGCCCTGCCCGACGGCGTTACGTCGATCGTCCTGCCGGAACTGGACCTTTCGGAGCAGTCGCCGGTATCTCCCGGCATCCCCGCGCATCCGTTGGGCGTGGCCTACGTCAACTACACGTCCGGGTCGACCGGCAAGCCGAAGGGCGTCGCCGTGCCCCACCGGGGTGTGGTCCGGCTGGTCACGCGGCCGACGTTCGCCCGGTTCGGGCCGGGCCGGACGTTCCTGCACCTGTCCGCGACCGCGTTCGACCTGACCACGCTGGAGGTGTGGGGCGCGCTGCTGACCGGCGGCCGGGTGGTCCCCGCGCCGGCCGGCCCGCCCGACCCGGCGGTGCTGGCCGACCTGCTGCGCGTGCACCGGGTGAGCGTGCTGTGGCTGACCGCCGGGCTGTTCCACCAGCTCGACCCGTCGCTGCTGGCCGACGTGGAGCAGCTGCTCGCCGGCGGCGACGTGCTGGCCCCGGACGCGGTGCGGGCGGCGTTGGCGGTCCGCGGCGGGAAGCCGGTGGTCAACGGGTACGGCCCCACGGAGAACACCACCTTCACCACCTGCCACGTGCTGCGGTCGGCCGACGACGTGGGCGCGACCGTGCCGATCGGCACGCCGATCCAGCGGACCACCGCGCACGTGCTGGACGAGTCGATGCGACCCGTCCCGGTCGGCGTGCCCGGCGAGCTGTACACCGGCGGCGACGGGTTGGCCCGCGGGTACCTGGGCGCGCCGGGTGCGACCGCCGCGAAGTTCGTGCCGGACCCGTTCGGCGACGCGCCCGGCGGGCGGCTCTACCGCACGGGCGACCTGGCGCGGTGGCGGCCGGACGGCGTGCTCGAGTTCCTGGGCCGCGTGGACCGGCAGGTCAAGGTGCGCGGGTTCCTGGTCGAGCCGGCCGAGGTCGAGGCCGTGCTGCGGGAGCACCCGGCGGTCGCGGAAGCGGCCGTGCTGCCGATCGGCGACGACGACGCGAGGCACCTGGTGGCGTTCATCGTGCCGACCGGCCCGATGCGGACCTCCGACAACACGGCCACCTCGGCCGTCGAGGACGTGCGCACGCACGTCGCGGAACGGCTGCCCGCCTACCTCTGCCCGGCGCGGTACGTGCCGCTGCCGGAGCTGCCGCTGAACCGCAGCGGCAAGGTGGACCGGGCGGCGCTGAGGTCGGTCCGTGCCCCGGGCGCGCGGGGCACGGACCGGACCCGCCCGTCGACCGCCACGCAGCGGCGGTTGGCGGAGCTGTGGGAGAACCTGCTCGGCACGCCGGACGTGTGCGCCGAGGACGACTTCTTCGCGGTGGGCGGCAACTCGCTGCTCGCGGTGCGGTTGGCGTTCCGGGTGCGCGAGGAGTTCGGGGTCGAGGTGCCGGTCGCCGACCTGCACCGGGCCCGGACGCTGGCGGGGTGCGCGGCGGTGCTGGACGCGGCGGCGGGTTCGCCGACGAGCCGTGCGCCGATCACCCGGCGGGACCGGTCGGCGTACCTGGTGCCCGCGCGGCGCGCGTCGGCCCCGCCCGTGGCGGATCACCTGGTGCTGCCGACCGGGGGCGACTGGGCGGCGTGGCGGTGGGTCGAGCTGCGCGGGACGGGCTTCGGCATCGAACCGCTGCTGGCCGTGGCGAGCCCGGACGCGGCACGTGCGGCGGACGCGGTGACGGCGGCCGAAGAGGCGGTGGGCGCGGCGCGGTGGGCGGCGGCCCGGGTGCTGCGGGAGGTGGAGGACCGGGCGCGCGGTGAGCGGCGGTCCGCGTTGCGGCGGATCGGCCGGCTGGTGCGCAAGGGACGGTTCGCCGAGGCCCGCGCGGCACTGGCCGCGACACCGGCCACGGTCACGTCACCGATCGAGGACGCGCTGGTGGCGGCGGGTGCCGCGCCCGAAGCCGGCGGTGGACCGGCCACCGTGCTGGTCGTCGGCCCGGACCCGGCCGCGGACGCGGGGCAGCCGACGGCGGCGTCCGACGACGAACGGGTCGACGCGGCGTTGGCGGAGGCGGAGGAGGCCGCGACCCGGCACGAAGCGCTGCTCGCCGAGTACGCGGCGCGGTTCGACGCAGGCCGCCGGGCCACCGCCGAGGTGCTGCGGGTCGTCAGCGGGGACGCCAGGTTCCGCGAAGCGGTCGCGTGGCAGAACCCGCGCGCCCTCCAGACCGCCGTGGACGCGTTGCACCGGGCGCTGTCGGGCGACCGGCCCGCGTCCCGCAACGTCGACTACCGGCGCTGGGAGCACACGGTCGTCAGCTACCTCCAGCGCTACAGCGCCAAGAACGACACCATCGGGTTCTTCGGCCCGGTCGGCTGGGCCAGGGTCGAGGACGACGCGCCCGCCGCGATCACCGCGAGGCCCGGGCCCGACCTGATCGACTCGCGCACCACCTACCTGGAGAACTGGGCCGTCCAGCAGGTGGCCGAGGCGCTGACCACGGACGCCGTGCGGCCGTGGGCGGTGCCGCGGCGGATGCCCTTCGTGGACGTCGTGGGCGACACCATGCACGTCCCGTTGACCGATCCGGTGCGGCTGCCCGCGGCGGACGCGGCCGTGCTCGCCGCCTGCGACGGCCTGCGCCGCGCCGCCGAGATCGCGAGCGGCCTCGGCCGGCCGGTCGACGACGTGCTCGCCACCCTCGAACGGCTCCGGCAGGCCAAGCGGATCGCGTGGACCCTGGAGGTGCCGCCCGAGGCGTTGGTGCCGGAAACGGCGCTGCGCGAGCAGATCACCGCCATCGGCGATCCCGAGGTCCGCGCCGTGGCCGAGCGGGCGCTCCACCGGGTCGAACGCGGACGGGACGCGGTCGCCGCCGCCGTCGGCGACCCGGACCGGCTCGTGCGCGCCATCGACGAGCTGCACGAGACGTTCACCGCCATCACCGGCACGGCGGCGGTGCGCCGACCCGGCCTCTTCTACGCCGGTCGCACGGTCGTGCACGAGGAATGCCGGCGCGACCTCGACGTCACCCTCTCCCCCGCGCTGGTGGAAACGCTGTGGACGCCGCTGTCGCTGGTGCTGGAAGCCGCGCGGTGGTTCACCTCCGCGGGTGCCGCCCTGTACGGGCGGGCGTTGCGCGAGGTGTACCGGGAACGGGTCGCGGCCACCGGGTCGGACCGGGTGCCGCTGGCCGACTTCTGGCTGTGGGCCAACGACACGATCTTCCGCCTCGACGAGCGGCTGATCGGCAGGCTCGTCCGGACCTTGCAGGACCGCTGGGCCAAGGCCCTCGGGCAGGCGCCGGGCGGCCGCGAGGCCCACTACCGGGTGCGGGACGTGCGCGACGCCGTGCTGAAGGCGTTCGCCGCGCCCCGGCCGGGTTGGCGCGGCGCGGTGCAGCACAGCCCCGACGTCCTGATCGCGGCACGCGACGAGGACGCGATCCGGGCGGGCGACTACCGGTGGGTGCTCGGCGAGGTGCACCCCGGCGTGAACACGGTGCGCTCGGCGTTGTTCGTCTCGCAGCACCCCGACCCGGCCCAGCTGCGCGCGGCGATGCGGCACGACATGGCGGGGCCGCGGATCGTGCTGGCCACCACGCGCGAGGAGGGCGGCACGCCCCAACGGCTCGCCGACGCGCTCGTCTCACCGGACGACCTGAAGATCGTGTTCGGGCACGACGCGTGCGGCCCCGGGTTGCGCGGCGCGGTGCCGGTCGGCGCGTGCGAGGTGACCGAGAGCGGCGGCCGGTTGGTGGCGCGCAGCCGTGACGGCCGGGTGGACGTCGACCTGGTCGAACTGCTCAACGAGCAGGTCATGGCCCAGCTGGTGCAGCACTTCCGGCTGCTGCCGGCGGGCGGGCGCACGCCCCGGGTCAGCCTCGACCGGTTGGTCGTCGCCAGGGAGGGCTGGCGGTTGCCGGCCGCGAGGTCGGCGTTCGCGTTCGCC
It contains:
- a CDS encoding MbtH family protein, translated to MTDEHAKNHEFLVVVNDEEQYSVWFADRDLPPGWRAEGTRGTREDCLAHIDRVWTDMRPRSVREHLAAHRG
- a CDS encoding non-ribosomal peptide synthetase, with the protein product MHTDSPSRVAPALPLQSGMIAAGLRDPSAGTDVIQCVQHWPHGLDTSAYLAAWRAAVDRHPVLRTRFAWRADGGMEQWPGPVDDVPVLVDDSATDLDAFLAADRRAGVDPVAASPLRVVALPGDVVVVTFHHAILDGRSLAMLLAEVDDDYAARLVGGSAEFAPRPDFADYARWHDARIAPEHPRRRADERFWAAELAGSAEPGPLPLEHAGPGTPVMATAALDLSDAETGAVRALAERAGVTVNTAVLAAWGLVLTAHARADEAVFGVTRAARHGTVEGAEDMLGLLLATVPLRLPVDRDASVADWLRSVRARSVRARDHQLCPLPVIRRAAGHDASSTRSLVLFERRELGAVLAARPSAPPGRRVRILRTPGYAMTLYAFAEPRLSFQLIHDTGRFPDWAAGAVLAQVRDLLAGMAEAPDRPVRHLGEPRDHTRAPAAWNDTGVDYPADATVPDLFAEQVRLRPDADAVFDGERWLSYARLDERSNRLAHVLLARGARADLPVALSLPRGADFVTAMLAVLKTGAAYLPLDPANPAARDAVALRESGTPLVVSDRPRALPDGVTSIVLPELDLSEQSPVSPGIPAHPLGVAYVNYTSGSTGKPKGVAVPHRGVVRLVTRPTFARFGPGRTFLHLSATAFDLTTLEVWGALLTGGRVVPAPAGPPDPAVLADLLRVHRVSVLWLTAGLFHQLDPSLLADVEQLLAGGDVLAPDAVRAALAVRGGKPVVNGYGPTENTTFTTCHVLRSADDVGATVPIGTPIQRTTAHVLDESMRPVPVGVPGELYTGGDGLARGYLGAPGATAAKFVPDPFGDAPGGRLYRTGDLARWRPDGVLEFLGRVDRQVKVRGFLVEPAEVEAVLREHPAVAEAAVLPIGDDDARHLVAFIVPTGPMRTSDNTATSAVEDVRTHVAERLPAYLCPARYVPLPELPLNRSGKVDRAALRSVRAPGARGTDRTRPSTATQRRLAELWENLLGTPDVCAEDDFFAVGGNSLLAVRLAFRVREEFGVEVPVADLHRARTLAGCAAVLDAAAGSPTSRAPITRRDRSAYLVPARRASAPPVADHLVLPTGGDWAAWRWVELRGTGFGIEPLLAVASPDAARAADAVTAAEEAVGAARWAAARVLREVEDRARGERRSALRRIGRLVRKGRFAEARAALAATPATVTSPIEDALVAAGAAPEAGGGPATVLVVGPDPAADAGQPTAASDDERVDAALAEAEEAATRHEALLAEYAARFDAGRRATAEVLRVVSGDARFREAVAWQNPRALQTAVDALHRALSGDRPASRNVDYRRWEHTVVSYLQRYSAKNDTIGFFGPVGWARVEDDAPAAITARPGPDLIDSRTTYLENWAVQQVAEALTTDAVRPWAVPRRMPFVDVVGDTMHVPLTDPVRLPAADAAVLAACDGLRRAAEIASGLGRPVDDVLATLERLRQAKRIAWTLEVPPEALVPETALREQITAIGDPEVRAVAERALHRVERGRDAVAAAVGDPDRLVRAIDELHETFTAITGTAAVRRPGLFYAGRTVVHEECRRDLDVTLSPALVETLWTPLSLVLEAARWFTSAGAALYGRALREVYRERVAATGSDRVPLADFWLWANDTIFRLDERLIGRLVRTLQDRWAKALGQAPGGREAHYRVRDVRDAVLKAFAAPRPGWRGAVQHSPDVLIAARDEDAIRAGDYRWVLGEVHPGVNTVRSALFVSQHPDPAQLRAAMRHDMAGPRIVLATTREEGGTPQRLADALVSPDDLKIVFGHDACGPGLRGAVPVGACEVTESGGRLVARSRDGRVDVDLVELLNEQVMAQLVQHFRLLPAGGRTPRVSLDRLVVAREGWRLPAARSAFAFAQDEATRYLRAQSWRREHGMPRFVFVKSPVEHKPFYVDLESQPSVELFARAVRALDREKPDAPMGVGEMLPGPDQLWLTDAAGARHTAEFRVVAVDRRGWPEGVGLRGEGPR